One Ranitomeya imitator isolate aRanImi1 chromosome 1, aRanImi1.pri, whole genome shotgun sequence DNA window includes the following coding sequences:
- the LOC138675780 gene encoding programmed cell death 1 ligand 2-like isoform X2 → MECQFALDMGTGVEKLNVLWKHSRDKMDAVEVVKHINGKDIEILPDKNYSDRIKLLSNELHKGRAILHISKLKMTDAGQYLCIITSHGSDYKVLKLDVQAPYKNITTQVRDVVNSSGETVREVSCQSFGYPKANVTWVVDKENLTVVQNINYTITADRLFNVTSVVRIPVTSSTTLTCTFWNEINHNETSLTFTVSEPVKNEKSQEWKLSFVSLAIWIVVVSLAVGYGKYKRAHQERTVFNKSRCTNDALSINDDTLATSKYSCDHSGNISENTIVDVENTVTKLLSSS, encoded by the exons ATGGAATGTCAATTCGCATTGGACATGGGAACAGGTGTTGAAAAGTTGAACGTTTTATGGAAGCACAGCAGAGATAAAATGGACGCTGTAGAAGTAGTAAAGCATATAAATGGCAAAGATATTGAAATTTTGCCAGACAAGAACTACAGTGACCGCATAAAGCTGTTATCGAATGAACTGCACAAGGGCAGGGCCATTCTTCACATTAGTAAACTAAAGATGACTGATGCAGGTCAATATTTGTGCATTATAACTTCCCACGGATCAGACTATAAAGTGCTAAAATTGGACGTGCAAG CACCATACAAGAACATAACAACACAAGTCAGAGATGTGGTTAATTCCTCTGGTGAGACAGTTCGAGAAGTTTCCTGTCAATCATTTGGATATCCAAAGGCCAATGTCACTTGGGTGGTAGACAAGGAGAATCTCACTGTGGTCCAGAACATCAACTACACGATAACTGCTGATAGATTGTTCAATGTCACGAGTGTAGTCAGAATCCCAGTAACATCTAGTACAACACTCACTTGTACCTTCTGGAATGAAATAAATCATAATGAAACATCTCTCACTTTTACGGTATCAG AAcctgtaaaaaatgagaaatctcaAGAATGGAAGCTTTCATTTGTCAGTTTGGCAATATGGATTGTAGTTGTTAGCTTGGCAGTGGGGTATG GAAAGTACAAAAGAGCTCATCAGGAAAGGACTGTTTTCAACAAAAGCAGATGTACAAATGATGCACTCAGTATAAATGATGATACATTAGCGACAAGCAAATATTCTTGCGACCAttctggaaacatatctgagaacaCAATTGTTG